One genomic window of Pelagicoccus enzymogenes includes the following:
- the tpiA gene encoding triose-phosphate isomerase: MSRKYLIAGNWKMNKTPADGADLAKEIAAFVSKDESVEVVICPTAVALDRVSSVIEGSAVKLGAQNLYPKASGAYTGEISAEMIRAVFGKYVILGHSERREYFKETDAFVNEKVKFSLENNLNPILCIGETLEQREADETLEVNKTQLLGGLEGVSAEDMPKVVIAYEPVWAIGTGKTATPEMAQEVHAAIRSELAAKYGQAVAEKVRILYGGSMKPANADELLAQKDIDGGLIGGAALDAKSFSDLIESARKAD; the protein is encoded by the coding sequence ATGTCCCGCAAATATCTCATCGCAGGTAACTGGAAAATGAACAAGACGCCGGCCGATGGCGCGGATCTCGCGAAGGAAATCGCGGCATTCGTTTCCAAGGACGAGTCTGTTGAAGTCGTAATCTGCCCGACGGCAGTCGCTCTCGACCGCGTTTCCTCTGTAATCGAAGGTTCTGCTGTAAAGCTCGGCGCCCAGAATTTGTATCCAAAAGCAAGTGGCGCTTACACCGGCGAAATCTCGGCCGAGATGATCCGCGCCGTTTTTGGCAAGTACGTCATCCTCGGTCACAGCGAACGTCGCGAGTACTTCAAGGAGACGGACGCTTTCGTTAACGAGAAGGTGAAGTTCTCCCTCGAGAACAACCTCAACCCAATCCTTTGCATCGGCGAAACGCTGGAGCAGCGCGAAGCGGACGAGACTCTTGAAGTGAACAAGACCCAGTTGCTCGGCGGCCTCGAAGGCGTATCCGCCGAAGATATGCCAAAGGTTGTGATCGCCTACGAACCCGTTTGGGCGATCGGAACTGGCAAGACTGCCACTCCGGAAATGGCTCAGGAAGTTCACGCGGCGATTCGTTCCGAGCTCGCGGCCAAGTACGGCCAAGCGGTTGCGGAAAAGGTTCGCATCCTTTACGGAGGTTCCATGAAGCCAGCCAATGCTGACGAGCTACTGGCTCAGAAGGACATCGACGGTGGCCTCATCGGTGGCGCTGCTCTCGACGCAAAGTCTTTCTCCGACCTCATCGAGTCCGCCCGCAAGGCAGACTAG
- a CDS encoding response regulator, with the protein MRKRTTPGQLEFWTSAPPATTTTQELLFTGDQLEALSSQRPRMNTSSPRTPAPASKTLDENFAERRPLKILVADDNEINRKIIRIILQKLGYSCVEAENGEDALKMYQGGDYDYIFMDLDMPYMDGIEATQAIREAETDSERKTEIIAVTANVSPETRLKCRRVGMNGYLEKPITASIIKDQLLRSWPRVRTRRQG; encoded by the coding sequence ATGCGCAAACGCACCACGCCAGGACAGCTCGAATTTTGGACCAGTGCACCTCCCGCGACGACCACCACGCAGGAGCTTCTATTCACTGGCGACCAACTCGAAGCCCTCTCCTCCCAGCGCCCACGGATGAACACGAGCAGCCCGCGAACTCCTGCTCCCGCCAGCAAAACGCTTGACGAAAATTTCGCGGAGCGACGCCCCTTGAAAATCCTTGTCGCCGACGACAACGAGATCAACCGGAAGATCATCCGCATCATCCTGCAAAAGCTCGGTTACTCCTGCGTGGAAGCGGAAAACGGAGAAGACGCCTTGAAGATGTATCAGGGCGGCGACTACGATTACATCTTCATGGATCTCGACATGCCCTATATGGACGGAATCGAGGCGACCCAAGCGATTCGCGAGGCGGAAACAGACAGTGAACGAAAGACGGAAATCATCGCCGTCACCGCTAACGTTTCCCCAGAGACCCGTCTCAAGTGCCGCCGCGTCGGCATGAACGGCTACTTGGAAAAACCGATCACCGCTTCCATCATCAAGGACCAGCTCCTGCGCAGCTGGCCACGCGTTCGTACGCGACGCCAAGGCTAG
- a CDS encoding LutC/YkgG family protein, with product MKKEDFFKPIEDAVNLIDDAKRTPLPDWDLSTIRSSQMPSDTSPEGLWNAFKTRFDLVHGTCAEGASELLAALKSQSVKAGYVDPELKSKLRPWLQEAGIEIHTEIDASQIDTYQFGITQAAGIIAETGTIILSDKSTSSRLGALSPWLHIAVLPEQAPIYPTLYDAMLDLGDDPYIVFVTGPSKTADVEGILIEGVHGPGIQICCKL from the coding sequence ATGAAAAAAGAAGACTTTTTCAAGCCCATCGAAGACGCGGTCAACCTGATCGACGACGCCAAGCGCACGCCGCTTCCCGACTGGGACTTGTCCACCATCCGCTCCAGCCAAATGCCCAGCGACACTTCGCCCGAAGGACTCTGGAACGCCTTTAAAACCCGCTTCGACCTCGTGCACGGGACTTGCGCCGAAGGAGCGTCCGAACTGCTGGCAGCCCTGAAAAGCCAGTCGGTAAAAGCTGGATACGTCGATCCCGAGCTCAAATCCAAGCTTCGCCCTTGGCTGCAAGAGGCCGGCATAGAAATTCACACCGAAATCGACGCATCCCAGATAGACACCTACCAATTCGGCATCACTCAAGCAGCTGGAATCATAGCCGAGACAGGCACCATAATCCTCTCCGACAAATCGACATCCAGTCGCCTCGGAGCCCTTTCGCCATGGCTGCACATCGCGGTCCTTCCTGAGCAGGCTCCCATCTATCCTACCCTCTACGACGCCATGCTAGACCTTGGCGACGATCCCTACATCGTCTTCGTAACAGGACCTTCCAAGACCGCAGACGTCGAGGGCATCCTCATCGAAGGCGTCCACGGCCCCGGCATCCAAATCTGCTGCAAGCTGTAA
- a CDS encoding LutB/LldF family L-lactate oxidation iron-sulfur protein: protein MKTKQPIDAFARDLPREVRESVYVSSKAKYDKRLDSLNQSYTAPDSIRKLAGQIKQHTLENLPTYLGSAVEQLEKNGAKVHFAKDGQEANETILEIMRGVGATKLIKSKSMVSEEIHLNPFLEKHGCESIESDLGEFIVQLDNDMPSHIVTPIVHKNRKQIATTFQKAGIGEDYNDDPQTITRRARSFLRQKYIEAEVGLTGGNFVSAESGRIALVTNEGNARFSISANKTHIALIGIEKVVPSDKDMAVLLNLLARSATGQQLTVYTQFINGPKAAKQPDGPENMHVIFLDNERSNILGSEFKEILRCIRCGACLNVCPIYRQSSGHAYRAVYPGPVGAVLSPLLAGKKYPDYADLPKASSLCGACNEVCPVDIPLPELLLRHRNKAKQEGIKKASAGTPSMAGWSVLCSSPAMWKTSLRAGKAMDYISLNLIPVPAVQAWAKERTLPPFRGGKFRQWFKEHKRNKEA from the coding sequence ATGAAGACGAAACAACCTATCGACGCCTTCGCCCGCGACCTGCCCCGCGAGGTTCGCGAATCAGTCTACGTTTCCAGCAAGGCCAAGTACGACAAGCGCCTGGACTCACTCAACCAGAGCTACACCGCGCCCGACTCCATTCGCAAGCTGGCCGGCCAAATCAAGCAACACACCCTCGAAAACCTGCCGACCTATCTCGGCAGCGCCGTAGAACAGCTCGAGAAAAACGGAGCCAAAGTTCACTTCGCCAAGGACGGCCAAGAAGCCAACGAAACCATTCTCGAAATCATGCGCGGAGTAGGCGCCACCAAGCTCATCAAGTCCAAGAGCATGGTCAGCGAGGAAATCCACCTCAACCCCTTCCTGGAAAAGCATGGCTGCGAAAGCATAGAAAGCGACCTCGGCGAATTCATCGTCCAGCTCGACAACGATATGCCCTCGCACATCGTCACTCCGATCGTCCACAAAAACCGTAAGCAAATCGCCACTACATTCCAGAAGGCCGGCATTGGCGAGGATTACAACGACGATCCGCAAACCATCACCCGCCGAGCCCGCTCCTTCTTGCGCCAGAAATACATCGAGGCCGAGGTCGGACTCACCGGCGGCAACTTCGTATCCGCCGAGTCAGGACGCATCGCTCTTGTAACCAACGAAGGCAACGCGCGATTCTCCATTTCCGCCAACAAGACCCACATCGCCCTGATAGGGATCGAAAAAGTCGTTCCGAGCGACAAGGACATGGCAGTTCTGCTCAACCTGCTCGCACGCTCCGCCACCGGACAGCAACTGACCGTCTACACGCAGTTCATCAACGGCCCCAAGGCAGCCAAGCAGCCAGACGGTCCCGAGAACATGCACGTCATCTTCCTGGACAACGAGCGCAGCAACATCCTCGGCAGCGAGTTCAAGGAAATCCTCCGCTGCATCCGCTGCGGCGCCTGCCTCAACGTTTGCCCCATCTACCGCCAGTCCAGCGGACACGCCTACCGAGCCGTCTACCCCGGTCCCGTGGGAGCCGTGCTTAGCCCGCTACTTGCCGGCAAAAAGTATCCAGATTATGCGGACCTGCCCAAAGCCTCCAGCCTGTGCGGAGCTTGCAACGAAGTCTGTCCGGTCGACATTCCCCTTCCCGAACTCCTCCTTCGCCACCGCAACAAGGCCAAGCAGGAAGGCATCAAAAAAGCCAGTGCCGGCACCCCATCTATGGCTGGCTGGTCCGTACTCTGCAGTTCGCCCGCCATGTGGAAAACCTCGCTGAGAGCCGGCAAGGCCATGGACTACATCTCGCTCAACCTCATCCCCGTGCCTGCCGTGCAAGCCTGGGCCAAGGAACGCACCCTACCGCCCTTCCGCGGAGGGAAGTTCCGCCAATGGTTCAAGGAGCACAAACGAAACAAGGAAGCGTAA